A portion of the Myxococcales bacterium genome contains these proteins:
- a CDS encoding carboxymuconolactone decarboxylase family protein, with protein MLIAPPPKSPWYLRPALWLAGRIAGKDPLPARVLSHYPKGAIASGLFEAMAAHGPSDLETRTLKLVRVAASVATGCPFCIDMNAANHEGAKVALAEVRALLASQELPQASARERAAVRFARALSETPVIVDDDLAGALRSNFTEREIVVLATTIAQVNYWARLNQGLGIPSAGFFGGECGISSPTTQ; from the coding sequence GTGCTCATCGCCCCGCCGCCGAAGTCTCCCTGGTACCTCCGCCCCGCGCTGTGGTTGGCGGGACGCATCGCGGGAAAAGATCCGTTGCCGGCGCGCGTCCTCAGCCACTACCCGAAGGGCGCCATCGCGAGCGGGCTCTTCGAAGCCATGGCCGCTCACGGCCCCTCCGATCTTGAGACGCGCACGTTGAAACTTGTGCGAGTCGCCGCTTCCGTCGCGACGGGGTGTCCCTTCTGCATCGACATGAACGCCGCCAACCACGAGGGCGCGAAGGTCGCGCTCGCAGAGGTGCGGGCGCTGTTGGCGAGCCAAGAGTTGCCCCAAGCGTCGGCCCGCGAGCGCGCTGCCGTGCGCTTCGCACGCGCTCTCTCTGAAACGCCGGTCATCGTCGACGACGACCTCGCCGGTGCGCTTCGCTCAAACTTCACGGAGCGCGAGATCGTGGTCCTGGCGACGACCATCGCGCAGGTGAACTACTGGGCGCGCCTCAATCAGGGCTTGGGCATTCCGTCCGCCGGCTTCTTCGGCGGCGAATGCGGCATCTCCAGCCCGACCACGCAATGA
- a CDS encoding SMI1/KNR4 family protein, with the protein MVQPKTRTAKPKTNARTKPKAKTAATMSFADYLDGIRALASNHGASLELRKPAKATALAKLASLNGVLVPGELGAAWRTSDGYEHNLFSRPGFMTGYEFLSVSEAIKERASFAKRAPQYEGYEDPEERDPRIAPGWYQPGWLPFASFGGGTLVLLVDASPSKRGRPGQIIAFTHDPDEMTYVATSFAQYLAASLQWIQSQPHDVLALDDL; encoded by the coding sequence GTGGTCCAACCCAAGACGCGAACGGCGAAGCCGAAGACGAACGCGAGAACAAAACCGAAGGCGAAGACCGCGGCGACGATGTCGTTCGCGGACTACCTCGACGGGATTCGCGCGCTCGCGTCGAACCATGGCGCATCGCTCGAGTTGCGGAAGCCGGCGAAGGCCACGGCGCTCGCGAAGCTCGCGTCCCTGAACGGAGTCCTCGTGCCAGGCGAGCTTGGCGCCGCGTGGCGCACCAGCGACGGCTACGAGCACAACCTCTTCTCGCGCCCCGGGTTCATGACGGGCTACGAGTTTTTGAGCGTGAGCGAGGCCATCAAGGAGCGCGCCAGCTTTGCGAAGCGCGCTCCGCAATACGAGGGCTACGAAGACCCCGAGGAGCGCGATCCGCGGATCGCTCCGGGCTGGTACCAGCCGGGCTGGTTGCCTTTCGCGTCCTTCGGCGGCGGAACGCTCGTGCTCCTTGTCGACGCGTCGCCAAGCAAACGCGGCCGCCCGGGGCAGATCATCGCGTTCACGCACGACCCCGACGAGATGACCTACGTCGCCACGTCCTTCGCACAGTACCTCGCCGCCTCGCTTCAATGGATCCAGTCGCAGCCGCATGACGTGCTTGCGTTGGACGATCTCTAA
- a CDS encoding FAD:protein FMN transferase produces the protein MAKPPRERLLFAALASLLCAGCPDAPPLVEAAAPSARNAPVPSDAGSATATSEPAAVDAAAAHTARVRVTGEGKAMGTHLAFAAYTNDRLDEAGVRRAFDAAIAEMKRVENLMTTWREDAQLAKVNAAAGKGPVAVDAETRHVINVALQTSVMSQGTFDITFESLHGLWKFDQDLDPTPPTAAAIKALLPRVNYKFIKVDDDKGTVFITKAGTKMSLGGIAKGYGVDRAAKVLKEAGLDSFYVQAGGDLYTAGRKPDGSEWSAGIRDPRGEAGSYFGRLLVSDHAFSTAGDYERAYVVGGKRYHHIIDPRTGYPATACRSVTIWAKTALQADAIDDAVFILGPERGIALVETLDDVGAVVVDAKNSVWISNRLKGKLTIDRVPSEGL, from the coding sequence ATGGCGAAGCCTCCTCGAGAGCGCCTCCTCTTCGCGGCCCTTGCGTCGCTCCTCTGCGCCGGTTGTCCCGATGCGCCGCCGCTCGTGGAGGCCGCGGCGCCGAGCGCGCGCAACGCCCCGGTCCCCAGCGACGCCGGGTCAGCGACGGCAACGAGCGAGCCGGCGGCCGTCGACGCAGCCGCGGCTCACACGGCGCGCGTGCGCGTGACCGGCGAAGGCAAGGCGATGGGTACGCACCTCGCGTTCGCGGCCTACACGAACGACAGGCTCGACGAAGCGGGCGTGCGCCGCGCCTTCGATGCGGCCATCGCCGAGATGAAGCGTGTCGAAAACTTGATGACGACGTGGCGCGAAGACGCGCAGCTCGCGAAGGTCAACGCGGCCGCCGGCAAAGGGCCCGTCGCCGTCGACGCGGAGACGCGGCACGTCATCAACGTGGCGCTTCAAACGAGCGTCATGTCGCAGGGCACCTTCGACATCACCTTCGAGAGCCTGCACGGCCTCTGGAAGTTCGATCAAGATCTCGATCCGACGCCGCCCACGGCCGCCGCCATCAAGGCGCTCCTCCCCCGCGTGAACTACAAGTTCATCAAGGTCGACGACGACAAGGGCACGGTCTTCATCACGAAGGCCGGCACGAAGATGAGCCTCGGCGGCATCGCCAAGGGTTACGGCGTCGATCGCGCCGCGAAGGTGCTCAAGGAAGCCGGCCTCGACTCCTTCTATGTCCAAGCCGGAGGCGACCTCTACACCGCGGGGCGAAAGCCCGACGGCAGCGAGTGGTCGGCCGGCATCCGCGATCCGCGCGGCGAAGCCGGCTCGTATTTCGGCCGTCTCCTCGTGTCGGACCACGCCTTCAGCACCGCCGGCGACTACGAGCGCGCCTACGTCGTCGGCGGCAAGCGCTACCACCACATCATCGATCCGCGCACCGGCTACCCGGCCACGGCGTGCCGCAGCGTGACCATTTGGGCGAAGACGGCGCTCCAGGCCGACGCCATCGACGACGCCGTCTTCATCCTCGGACCCGAGCGCGGCATCGCGCTCGTAGAGACACTCGACGACGTCGGCGCCGTCGTGGTCGACGCGAAGAACAGCGTGTGGATCTCCAATCGGCTGAAGGGGAAGCTCACGATCGACCGCGTGCCGAGCGAGGGGCTGTAG
- a CDS encoding GtrA family protein has protein sequence MIRESLASRALRFGRALVVGSGATVVDFSVLTTCIRAFGVAPTTARLPALLAGACVQFLGNRSFTFRAQRGSLPRQVRFFVATELAALAMNFMLFRWLAPHGGSIPPEIVSFAGTFFVFVAFAYPMRRWVVFRLRDNER, from the coding sequence ATGATCCGCGAATCCCTCGCAAGCCGCGCGCTCCGCTTCGGCCGCGCGCTGGTCGTTGGGAGCGGGGCGACGGTGGTCGACTTCTCGGTGCTGACCACATGCATTCGAGCCTTTGGCGTCGCGCCGACGACCGCTCGCCTTCCCGCGCTGCTGGCTGGCGCGTGCGTGCAATTTCTCGGCAATCGCTCGTTCACCTTTCGGGCGCAGCGGGGGAGCCTGCCGCGCCAGGTGCGCTTCTTTGTCGCGACCGAACTTGCCGCACTGGCGATGAACTTCATGCTGTTTCGATGGTTGGCGCCGCACGGGGGCTCGATCCCGCCGGAGATCGTGAGCTTCGCCGGCACGTTCTTCGTCTTCGTCGCATTTGCATATCCCATGCGTCGCTGGGTGGTCTTTCGCCTGCGCGACAACGAGCGCTGA
- a CDS encoding OmpA family protein: MKLSFALVVALPVLSACVSSGTYDAAVKDADDARTELRRVQAADLAKAQSLQALQRKVDEATAESANLRAELAKLGTNADALLSEKGTLASALNESRARLEELRRAQAAAEMRARVYRDLALRLKKMVDAGDLAIVLRDGRMVLQLANDVLFESGQIDIKARGQAALKQLAVVLRSLEGRHFQVAGHTDNVPIETARFPSNWELSTARGVQVVRFLVAQGVPTAVLAAAGYGEFDPVGPNDNPKGRERNRRIEITLQPNVDEMVAVPDAR; the protein is encoded by the coding sequence ATGAAACTCTCCTTCGCGCTCGTCGTCGCCCTGCCGGTTCTGTCTGCGTGCGTCTCGTCGGGAACCTACGACGCTGCCGTGAAGGATGCCGATGACGCGCGGACGGAGCTCCGCCGCGTACAAGCCGCGGACCTCGCGAAGGCCCAGTCGCTCCAGGCGCTCCAGCGCAAGGTCGACGAAGCCACCGCCGAGAGCGCCAACCTGCGCGCCGAGTTGGCGAAGCTCGGGACCAACGCCGATGCTCTCTTGAGCGAGAAGGGCACGCTCGCGTCGGCGCTGAATGAATCACGCGCGCGCCTCGAGGAGCTCCGTCGCGCCCAAGCGGCCGCGGAGATGCGGGCGCGCGTCTACCGCGACCTCGCGCTTCGCCTCAAGAAGATGGTCGACGCCGGGGACCTCGCCATTGTGCTGCGCGACGGCCGCATGGTGCTGCAGCTCGCGAACGACGTTCTCTTTGAGTCGGGGCAGATCGACATCAAGGCTCGTGGGCAAGCGGCGCTCAAGCAGTTGGCGGTGGTCTTGCGAAGCCTCGAGGGCCGTCACTTCCAAGTCGCCGGCCACACGGACAACGTGCCCATCGAGACGGCGAGGTTCCCATCCAACTGGGAGCTTTCGACGGCGCGCGGCGTGCAAGTCGTTCGCTTTCTGGTGGCGCAGGGCGTGCCAACCGCCGTCCTCGCGGCGGCCGGCTATGGAGAGTTCGACCCCGTCGGACCAAACGACAACCCGAAGGGTCGCGAGCGCAACCGCCGCATCGAGATCACGCTCCAGCCGAATGTCGACGAGATGGTGGCCGTGCCCGACGCCCGCTAG
- a CDS encoding OsmC family protein, producing MDIAVSFPGGKRVDAAFGSHVVRTDQSLEHGGAGAAPEPFELFLASLATCAGIYVLGFCQARGIPTDGLRITQRSTTDEATKRLTNVELLIEVPPDFPAKYKDAVVRAAEGCRVKKTLLAPPEVHVAWQEVEVPARTHAPL from the coding sequence ATGGACATCGCGGTCTCGTTCCCGGGCGGTAAGCGCGTCGACGCAGCGTTTGGTTCGCACGTGGTGCGCACCGATCAAAGCCTCGAGCACGGCGGCGCAGGAGCGGCGCCGGAGCCCTTCGAGCTCTTCCTCGCCTCGCTCGCCACCTGCGCAGGGATTTACGTCTTGGGGTTCTGCCAGGCGCGGGGCATTCCTACCGACGGCCTCCGCATCACGCAGCGTTCCACGACCGATGAGGCGACCAAGAGGCTCACGAACGTGGAGCTGCTCATCGAGGTGCCGCCGGATTTTCCTGCGAAGTACAAAGACGCCGTGGTGCGCGCCGCCGAGGGCTGTCGCGTGAAGAAGACCCTCCTGGCCCCGCCCGAAGTGCACGTGGCCTGGCAGGAGGTCGAGGTCCCGGCGCGCACCCACGCCCCGCTGTAA